In Myxococcus fulvus, one genomic interval encodes:
- a CDS encoding NAD-dependent epimerase/dehydratase family protein → MRALITGAGGFLGIWLTRALAARGDKVTCLLRRGSDASGLEGIPHTRVEGDVTQGASLAPAVAGQDVVFHLAGVRRGATREDFMRVNAEGTRLLCEAMVASGSRPRLVLVGSLAAMGPSSPTRPHVEEDPFQPYEWYGESKAEAERIAFSYGDRLPVTVSRPPRILGPWDRENLAFFRLATKGIRLELAGGPRPLTMVDVEDVVDALILQAEHPRAVGEAFFCAGPGDPLSLESVQDLGARALGLSPRTVRVSPWLLTALASAADGVSRVTGRKLPLSRKMARQLLAPAWTCSGAKAERLLGFRPQRGVEDAVRRSAEWYREHGWL, encoded by the coding sequence ATGCGTGCCCTCATCACCGGAGCTGGTGGCTTCCTCGGAATCTGGCTGACCCGCGCCCTCGCCGCGCGGGGTGACAAGGTGACGTGCCTGCTCAGGCGGGGCTCGGATGCCTCGGGCCTGGAGGGCATCCCCCACACCCGCGTGGAGGGGGACGTGACACAGGGGGCCTCGCTCGCCCCCGCGGTGGCGGGCCAGGACGTCGTCTTCCACCTGGCCGGCGTTCGCCGCGGCGCGACACGCGAGGACTTCATGCGCGTCAACGCCGAGGGCACCCGCCTGTTGTGCGAGGCCATGGTGGCCTCCGGCAGCCGTCCCCGGCTGGTGCTCGTGGGCTCGCTGGCCGCCATGGGCCCCTCCTCCCCCACCCGGCCCCATGTGGAGGAGGACCCCTTCCAGCCCTACGAGTGGTACGGCGAGAGCAAGGCGGAGGCGGAGCGCATCGCCTTCTCCTATGGAGACCGGCTGCCGGTGACGGTGTCCCGGCCGCCGCGCATCCTGGGGCCCTGGGACCGCGAGAACCTGGCCTTCTTCCGGCTGGCGACGAAGGGCATCCGGCTGGAGCTGGCCGGAGGACCCCGCCCCCTCACCATGGTGGACGTGGAGGACGTGGTGGACGCGCTCATCCTCCAGGCCGAGCACCCGCGCGCGGTGGGCGAGGCCTTCTTCTGCGCGGGTCCTGGCGACCCCCTCTCCTTGGAGTCGGTGCAGGACCTGGGGGCCCGGGCGCTGGGGCTGTCACCCCGCACGGTGCGCGTGAGCCCCTGGCTGCTCACCGCCCTCGCGTCGGCGGCGGACGGCGTGTCGCGCGTGACGGGCCGCAAGCTGCCCCTGAGCCGGAAGATGGCGCGGCAGCTGCTCGCCCCCGCCTGGACCTGCTCGGGCGCGAAGGCCGAGCGGCTGCTGGGCTTCCGTCCCCAAAGGGGGGTGGAGGACGCCGTGCGCCGCAGCGCCGAGTGGTACCGCGAGCATGGCTGGCTCTAG
- a CDS encoding lactate racemase domain-containing protein, with protein MRPFKTLQKLYDEESQVVITEKGSPPRALFYGEGFLQEDLPVGTRVIFPRPPMAGVPNVKAAIRWAINHPEGMEPLHALLKPGMRLTCVIDDISVPLPPMVTPDVRQSILEIVLELAADSGVDDVHLVIANALHRRMTEGEMKRMVGEKIFDAYYPDRYYNHDAEDPDGIVALERTAHGEEVSVNRRVAESDLIIYVNVNFVPMNGGHKSMGTGVSNYASLRHHHNPKTIRASDSYMEPKTSALYRSNERIGRNIDKHLKVFHIETTLNNRMFGAPVDFLAKREEDYTEGDRLKFQAMRYALSKMPRAAARKVLNAIPAPYDVTGVYAGATEPAHQKTLETSWKQYSVPVEGQSDIVIFPIPFISPYSVNSILNPLLVQVMGLGYFFNLNRGVPLVKKGGVLILLHPAYDEFDPEHHPSYIEFFHRLLPETRDSMKLEHKYEKEFAENPSYVHLYRKNNAYHGVHPFYMWYWGENGRQHVGKVIVAGAENNHVPALLGWDRTDTLTEAIEEARGFMGRSATISLLRIAPTVMVDVK; from the coding sequence ATGCGCCCGTTCAAGACGCTCCAGAAGCTGTACGACGAGGAAAGCCAGGTCGTCATCACCGAGAAGGGCAGCCCTCCGCGCGCCCTGTTCTACGGCGAGGGCTTCCTCCAGGAAGACCTGCCCGTGGGCACCCGGGTCATCTTCCCCCGTCCGCCCATGGCGGGCGTGCCCAACGTGAAGGCCGCCATCCGCTGGGCCATCAACCACCCGGAGGGCATGGAGCCGCTGCACGCGCTGCTCAAGCCGGGCATGCGCCTGACGTGCGTCATCGACGACATCAGCGTGCCCCTGCCGCCCATGGTCACGCCGGACGTGCGCCAGTCCATCCTGGAGATCGTCCTGGAGCTGGCCGCGGACAGCGGCGTGGACGACGTGCACCTGGTCATCGCCAACGCGCTCCACCGCCGCATGACGGAGGGGGAGATGAAGCGGATGGTGGGCGAGAAGATCTTCGACGCCTACTACCCGGACCGCTACTACAACCACGACGCGGAGGACCCGGACGGCATCGTCGCGCTCGAGCGCACGGCGCACGGCGAGGAGGTCTCCGTCAACCGCCGCGTCGCGGAGAGCGACCTCATCATCTACGTGAACGTGAACTTCGTGCCCATGAACGGCGGGCACAAGTCCATGGGCACCGGCGTGTCCAACTACGCGTCGCTGCGGCACCACCACAACCCGAAGACCATCCGGGCGTCGGACAGCTACATGGAGCCGAAGACCAGCGCGCTCTATCGCAGCAACGAGCGCATCGGTCGCAACATCGACAAGCACCTGAAGGTCTTCCACATCGAGACCACGCTGAACAACCGCATGTTCGGCGCGCCCGTGGACTTCCTGGCCAAGCGCGAGGAGGACTACACCGAGGGCGACCGGCTGAAGTTCCAGGCCATGCGCTACGCGCTGTCGAAGATGCCGCGCGCGGCGGCGCGCAAGGTGCTCAACGCCATCCCCGCGCCCTATGACGTCACGGGCGTGTACGCCGGGGCGACGGAGCCCGCGCACCAGAAGACGCTGGAGACCAGCTGGAAGCAGTACTCGGTGCCGGTGGAGGGGCAGAGCGACATCGTCATCTTCCCCATCCCGTTCATCTCGCCGTACAGCGTGAACTCCATCCTCAACCCGCTGCTCGTGCAGGTGATGGGGCTGGGCTACTTCTTCAACCTCAACCGCGGCGTGCCGCTGGTGAAGAAGGGCGGCGTGCTCATCCTGCTGCACCCGGCCTACGACGAGTTCGACCCGGAGCACCACCCCAGCTACATCGAGTTCTTCCACCGGCTGCTGCCGGAGACGCGCGACTCGATGAAGCTGGAGCACAAGTACGAGAAGGAGTTCGCGGAGAACCCCAGCTACGTGCACCTGTACCGCAAGAACAACGCCTACCACGGCGTGCACCCGTTCTACATGTGGTACTGGGGCGAGAACGGCCGCCAGCACGTGGGCAAGGTCATCGTCGCGGGCGCGGAGAACAACCACGTCCCGGCGCTGCTCGGCTGGGACCGCACCGACACGCTCACCGAGGCCATTGAAGAGGCGCGCGGCTTCATGGGCCGCTCGGCCACCATCAGCCTGCTTCGCATCGCCCCCACGGTGATGGTGGACGTGAAGTGA
- the treY gene encoding malto-oligosyltrehalose synthase — MLRDGLEEEGTAPTGSSGATLSAEALAEGLFKRVKDALVERPRTPLSTYRVQLHQGFTFQQARDVVPFLRRLGISDLYASPYLKATPGSTHGYDCVDHQHLNPEVGSTEDHQALCATLRENGLGQVLDVVPNHMGIERGNPLWFDVLENGPSSVYAKYFDIDWSPVKEELRDKVLLPILGDQYGVVLEKGELKLSFRDGAFFVNYYDHLLPLAPRQYGRVLRHGLERLEAKLGADSEPMVELLSILTAIEHLPLRTEVERPRVVERHREKEVIKRRLAVVVEKSPEVAAYIEDNIRVFNGEPGNPRSFDLLDRVLASCSYRLAHWRVAGEEINYRRFFDINGLAAIRVEDPEVFQEAHALVFRWLRDGCVTGLRIDHPDGLFDPTAYFLDLQERYFVERAHAVFLQDLAGDDTRWPGVEAALKERWRAEVTQSPDSVLRKALYVVVEKIQGGRERIPEAWAVHGTTGYRFANAVSGVFVHPAAEPHLTETYERLTGEKGDFAELVYQKKLLIMRVSMASEINVLAHELNRISEMSRRTRDFTLNSLRRALVEFIALFPVYRTYVDGWRPGLDARDVQYVEWTIQRAKERNATTNASIFDFLRDILLRQYPPQSDERERAVMLRFAMKLQQVTGPVMAKGLEDTVFYIYNRLVSLNEVGGEPERFGTRTTTFHLRNQERAEHWPASQLTTSTHDTKRSEDVRARINVLTELPEEWRKLARRWLRLTEKFAQALPSGAAPSANDVYLFLQTLVGAWPMGETLSPEARADFHRRMREYMAKAIKEAKVRTSWTNPDSAYDDAVAHFVDACFDEEKGEGFLEEVRVFKRRIERAGQHNALGQLVLKLASPGVVDTYQGCELWDLSLVDPDNRRPVDFTLRSRLLEELDSQAREDAAGLCSRLVAGLDDGRAKLFLLAHGLRLRQRQQELFRRGGYRALELSGPRAQGAVAFARELDDAGVVVCAPRYVLEALESPQGLSGAYADTFLDLPEAYAGMMFRDVFTGRQVRPERGAGGVVLPLAPLLERFPVVLLERSTG; from the coding sequence ATGCTCCGCGACGGATTGGAAGAAGAGGGGACGGCTCCCACGGGCTCGTCGGGTGCCACCTTGAGCGCCGAGGCCCTGGCCGAGGGCCTGTTCAAGCGGGTGAAGGACGCGCTGGTCGAGCGCCCCCGGACGCCGCTGTCCACCTACCGGGTGCAGCTGCACCAGGGCTTCACCTTCCAGCAGGCGCGCGACGTGGTGCCGTTCCTGCGCCGCCTGGGCATCAGTGACTTGTACGCGTCCCCCTACCTCAAGGCGACGCCGGGCAGCACCCACGGCTACGACTGCGTGGACCACCAGCACCTCAACCCGGAGGTGGGCTCCACCGAGGACCACCAGGCCCTGTGCGCCACGCTGCGAGAGAACGGCCTGGGGCAGGTGCTGGACGTGGTGCCCAACCACATGGGCATCGAGCGCGGCAACCCGCTCTGGTTCGACGTGCTGGAGAACGGCCCGTCGTCCGTCTACGCCAAGTACTTCGACATCGACTGGTCGCCGGTGAAGGAGGAGCTGCGCGACAAGGTGCTGCTGCCGATTCTGGGGGACCAGTACGGCGTGGTGCTGGAGAAGGGCGAGCTGAAGCTGTCCTTCCGCGACGGCGCCTTCTTCGTGAACTACTACGACCACCTGCTGCCGCTGGCGCCCCGGCAGTACGGGCGCGTGCTGCGTCACGGGCTGGAGCGGCTGGAGGCGAAGCTGGGCGCGGACTCCGAGCCCATGGTGGAGCTGCTCTCCATCCTCACCGCCATCGAGCACCTGCCGCTGCGCACGGAGGTGGAGCGCCCCCGCGTCGTGGAGCGCCACCGCGAGAAGGAGGTCATCAAGCGCCGGCTCGCCGTGGTGGTGGAGAAGAGCCCGGAGGTCGCCGCGTACATCGAGGACAACATCCGCGTCTTCAACGGCGAGCCGGGCAACCCGCGCTCGTTCGACCTGTTGGACCGGGTGCTGGCCTCGTGCAGCTACCGGCTGGCGCACTGGCGGGTGGCGGGGGAGGAGATCAACTACCGGCGCTTCTTCGACATCAACGGCCTGGCCGCCATCCGCGTGGAGGACCCGGAGGTGTTCCAGGAGGCGCACGCGCTGGTGTTCCGCTGGCTGCGCGACGGCTGCGTCACCGGGCTGCGCATCGACCATCCGGACGGCCTGTTCGACCCGACCGCGTACTTCCTGGACCTGCAGGAGCGCTACTTCGTGGAGCGCGCGCACGCGGTGTTCCTCCAGGACCTGGCCGGGGATGACACGCGCTGGCCGGGCGTGGAGGCGGCGCTCAAGGAGCGCTGGCGCGCGGAGGTGACGCAGTCGCCAGACAGCGTCCTTCGCAAGGCGCTGTACGTGGTGGTGGAGAAGATTCAAGGCGGCCGCGAGCGCATCCCCGAGGCGTGGGCGGTGCACGGCACCACCGGCTACCGCTTCGCCAACGCGGTGAGCGGCGTGTTCGTGCACCCCGCCGCGGAGCCGCACCTGACGGAGACGTACGAGCGGCTCACCGGGGAGAAGGGCGACTTCGCCGAGCTCGTCTACCAGAAGAAGCTGCTCATCATGCGCGTGTCCATGGCGAGTGAAATCAACGTGCTGGCGCACGAGCTCAACCGCATCTCGGAGATGAGCCGCAGGACGCGCGACTTCACGCTCAACTCGCTCAGGCGCGCGCTGGTGGAGTTCATCGCGCTGTTCCCCGTGTACCGCACGTACGTGGACGGCTGGCGGCCGGGGCTGGACGCGCGCGACGTGCAGTACGTGGAGTGGACCATCCAGCGCGCCAAGGAGCGCAACGCCACCACCAACGCGTCCATCTTCGACTTCCTGCGCGACATCCTCCTGCGCCAGTACCCGCCCCAGTCCGACGAGCGCGAGCGCGCCGTCATGCTGCGCTTCGCCATGAAGCTGCAGCAGGTGACGGGCCCCGTCATGGCCAAGGGCCTGGAGGACACCGTCTTCTACATCTACAACCGGCTGGTGAGCCTCAACGAGGTGGGCGGGGAGCCCGAGCGCTTCGGCACGCGCACCACCACCTTCCACCTGCGCAACCAGGAGCGCGCCGAGCACTGGCCGGCGAGCCAGCTCACCACCAGCACCCACGACACCAAGCGCAGCGAGGACGTGCGCGCGCGCATCAACGTGCTGACGGAGCTGCCCGAGGAGTGGCGCAAGCTTGCGCGCCGCTGGCTGCGGTTGACGGAGAAGTTCGCGCAGGCCCTGCCGTCCGGCGCGGCCCCCAGCGCCAACGACGTGTACCTGTTCCTCCAGACGCTCGTGGGCGCCTGGCCCATGGGGGAGACGCTGTCGCCCGAGGCCCGGGCCGACTTCCACCGCCGCATGCGCGAGTACATGGCCAAGGCCATCAAGGAGGCCAAGGTCCGCACCTCGTGGACCAACCCGGACAGCGCCTACGACGACGCGGTGGCCCACTTCGTGGACGCGTGCTTCGACGAGGAGAAGGGCGAAGGCTTCCTGGAGGAGGTGCGCGTCTTCAAGCGCCGCATCGAGCGCGCCGGCCAGCACAACGCCCTGGGGCAGCTGGTCCTCAAGCTCGCGTCGCCCGGCGTGGTGGATACGTACCAGGGCTGCGAGCTGTGGGATTTGTCCCTGGTGGACCCGGACAACCGGCGGCCGGTGGACTTCACCCTGCGCTCGCGGCTCCTGGAGGAGCTGGACTCGCAGGCGCGCGAGGACGCGGCCGGGCTGTGCTCGCGGCTGGTGGCGGGCCTGGATGACGGGCGGGCCAAGCTCTTCCTCCTGGCCCACGGGCTGCGGCTGCGTCAGCGGCAACAGGAGCTGTTCCGGCGGGGCGGCTACCGGGCGCTGGAGCTGTCCGGGCCCCGCGCCCAGGGGGCGGTGGCCTTCGCGCGCGAGCTGGACGACGCGGGCGTGGTGGTGTGCGCGCCGCGTTACGTGCTGGAGGCCCTGGAGTCGCCCCAGGGGCTCTCCGGCGCCTATGCCGACACGTTCCTGGACCTTCCCGAGGCATATGCGGGCATGATGTTCCGCGATGTCTTCACCGGGCGACAGGTGCGGCCCGAGCGTGGTGCGGGTGGCGTGGTGCTGCCCCTCGCGCCGCTCCTGGAGCGGTTCCCGGTGGTGCTGCTGGAGAGGAGCACGGGATGA
- a CDS encoding HAD family hydrolase: MPSKAAFFDVDGTLVKTNVVHVYAYYAMNRGSVLGIAGRTLSTAMSVPLFGVMDALDRKTFNEFFYRYYAGLSEDRLVTIAEDMFEDVLKPALFEQTQDLIDQARRSGCKVVLVTGALDFTMRPLARHLGADDLIANKMQFVGGKATGKVIPPIIEGANKANSIRAYCTKEGLTLDKCHGYSDSASDYAMLAVVGRPTAVNPDLRLRSIARAYNWPILDLK, encoded by the coding sequence ATGCCCTCGAAAGCCGCATTTTTCGATGTCGACGGGACGCTCGTGAAGACGAACGTCGTCCACGTCTACGCGTACTACGCGATGAACCGGGGCTCCGTGCTCGGCATCGCGGGCAGGACGCTGAGCACCGCGATGAGCGTGCCGCTCTTCGGCGTCATGGACGCGCTGGACCGCAAGACGTTCAACGAGTTCTTCTACCGGTACTACGCGGGGTTGAGCGAGGACCGGCTCGTCACCATCGCGGAGGACATGTTCGAGGACGTGCTCAAGCCGGCGCTCTTCGAGCAGACCCAGGACCTCATCGACCAGGCGCGCCGCAGCGGCTGCAAGGTCGTGCTCGTCACCGGGGCGCTGGACTTCACCATGCGGCCGCTCGCCCGGCACCTGGGCGCCGATGACCTGATCGCCAACAAGATGCAGTTCGTGGGCGGCAAGGCCACCGGCAAGGTGATTCCGCCCATCATCGAGGGCGCCAACAAGGCGAACTCCATCCGCGCCTACTGCACCAAGGAGGGCCTGACGCTGGACAAGTGCCACGGCTACTCCGACAGCGCCTCCGACTACGCGATGCTCGCGGTGGTGGGACGTCCCACCGCGGTGAACCCGGACCTGCGGCTGCGCTCCATCGCGCGCGCCTACAACTGGCCCATCCTCGACCTCAAGTAG
- a CDS encoding SWIB/MDM2 domain-containing protein, translated as MAAKKAAAKKAPAAKKAPAAKTRKPNASFMKEMTPSAALAEIVGNKPLPRTEVVKKLWAYIKKNNLQDAKNKRQINADDKLKPIFGGKKNVTMFEMTSLVNKQLS; from the coding sequence ATGGCTGCCAAGAAAGCTGCTGCGAAGAAGGCTCCCGCCGCCAAGAAGGCCCCCGCTGCCAAGACGCGTAAGCCCAACGCGTCCTTCATGAAGGAGATGACTCCTTCCGCCGCGCTGGCCGAGATCGTCGGCAACAAGCCGCTGCCGCGCACCGAGGTCGTCAAGAAGCTCTGGGCGTACATCAAGAAGAACAACCTCCAGGACGCGAAGAACAAGCGGCAGATCAACGCCGACGACAAGCTCAAGCCCATCTTCGGCGGCAAGAAGAACGTCACCATGTTCGAGATGACCTCGCTGGTGAACAAGCAGCTGAGCTGA